DNA from Granulicella arctica:
TGCCTCCATCATTCCTCAAGTAACGAAGGATTACTCGTCAAAGATCCTCGACAAGAGCGTTGGGCCGGCCATCGTCGCCTCTTCGCCTGATGCTGAGGATATTCATCACTTCGTCGAGCTGGAGCTGACCAAAGCGATCGGCGATCTTGCACTGAAGCTCCACACTGGCCGCAGCCGCAACGAACAGATCGCCACCGACATGCGCCTCTTCGTTCGCGACGCGATCGACGCGACCCTGGTCGGGTTGCATAACTGGCGTATCGCGTTGGCCGGACTTGCCAAGTCCGCTGGCGATGCCGTCATGCCTTCTTATACCCATCTCCAGCGTGCGGAACCTGTATTGGTCGCTCACTGGCTACTCGCCTATGTCAGCATGGTTGAGCGAGATAGTAGCCGCCTGATCGATGCCCGCCAACGCATGAATCTCTGTCCGCTTGGGTCGGGAGCTGTCGCAGGTGCGACCCTTCCGCTCAACCGCACGATCGCAGCTACCGCGCTCGGCTTTGACGCTCCGACACCAAACAGTATGGACGCCACGAGCGATCGCGACTTTGCTCTTGAATTTACGCAAGCGATCGCGACTCTCGGTATCCACATTTCGCGCTTTGCCGAGGAGCTCACTCTTTACTCGACCGCTGAGTTCGGCTTTCTCGACCTGCCGGAGCGCTTCTCCACCGGCTCCAGCGCCATGCCGCAAAAGAAGAACCCGGATCTTACGGAGCTGATCCGTGGTAAATCGGGCCGCCTACTCGGCGCGGCCACAACTCTTGCGACGCTCATCAAGGGACTGCCGCTGGCCTATAACAAGGATCTTCAGGAAGGGCAGGAGCCTGTGTTCGATGCTGCCGATACGATTGCCGGCATCCTCAGTGTTCTTCCGAAGTTCACCGCATCTCTCCAATTCCGCTTCGATCGTATGAAGACTGCCTCCGAGTCTGGCTATCTGAATGCCATGGCTGCGGCTACTTACCTGACGCATAAGGGAGTTCCCTTCCGTAAGGCACATGAGAAGATCGGCAACGCTGTCCGGTTGGGCCTTGAGACAGGACGAGAGCTTGGAGAGCTGACTATTGAAGAGCTGCGCGGCTTCGGCGAGGAGTTTAGCGAGGATTTCTTCGACAGTATTACGCTCGAGGCCACGTTGGACTGCCACGATGTCATCGGTGGGACGGCTCGCGGTCGCGTCCGTGCTGCCTTGGAAGATACCGAACGACGGATTGCTCTCGAAGCTGACAAATTGATCGAGAAATCTGAGAAACTATCTTAGGAGCGCATCGTATTTGTCTAGTTCTTCCTTATTGCCGGTGAGTGAGTCTACCTCGTCTTCACGTCCACGTGTGGGCGGCGCGACTGTGCGCAAGGCAAAGCTTCAGGACGCGGTCAATATCTTCGAGTTAGTAAATTCCCTTTCTGGCGACGGCACATTGTTGCGCCGGAACTACGCCGAAATTTGCGAAAACGTACGTGACTTTACCGTGGCAGAATCCGAAAGCGGTGTTTTTCTGGGTTGTGGCGCGCTGCATCTTTATGGACCACATCTCTCAGAGGTACGCTCGATCGTCGTCAAACCCGAGGCCAAAGGCCAGGGTGCTGGTGGCAAGCTACTTCGAATGTTGCTGGCTGAGGCTGAGGATCAGGGAGTACAGTGCGTAAGCTTGTTCACGCGTATCCCAGATTTCTTTTTCCATTTCGGCTTCCGCGTTGTTGATCGCACTGTGCTTCCCGACAAGATCTACAAGGACTGTCAGGCGTGCCCTCGCCTTTACGCGTGTGATGAGGTTGCCATGGTACGTGGACCGCTACCCAGAATTGCAGTGCTTGGGCCCAGCAAGATCGCACAACCTGAGTTAGTGAAGCTGCAAACCG
Protein-coding regions in this window:
- a CDS encoding GNAT family N-acetyltransferase translates to MSESTSSSRPRVGGATVRKAKLQDAVNIFELVNSLSGDGTLLRRNYAEICENVRDFTVAESESGVFLGCGALHLYGPHLSEVRSIVVKPEAKGQGAGGKLLRMLLAEAEDQGVQCVSLFTRIPDFFFHFGFRVVDRTVLPDKIYKDCQACPRLYACDEVAMVRGPLPRIAVLGPSKIAQPELVKLQTGSLASGH
- the argH gene encoding argininosuccinate lyase, encoding MWSGRFREPLDHTFEQWQRSFPFDWRLLPQEIAASSAHARMIAAAGILTDAELAKMLDGLASIIPQVTKDYSSKILDKSVGPAIVASSPDAEDIHHFVELELTKAIGDLALKLHTGRSRNEQIATDMRLFVRDAIDATLVGLHNWRIALAGLAKSAGDAVMPSYTHLQRAEPVLVAHWLLAYVSMVERDSSRLIDARQRMNLCPLGSGAVAGATLPLNRTIAATALGFDAPTPNSMDATSDRDFALEFTQAIATLGIHISRFAEELTLYSTAEFGFLDLPERFSTGSSAMPQKKNPDLTELIRGKSGRLLGAATTLATLIKGLPLAYNKDLQEGQEPVFDAADTIAGILSVLPKFTASLQFRFDRMKTASESGYLNAMAAATYLTHKGVPFRKAHEKIGNAVRLGLETGRELGELTIEELRGFGEEFSEDFFDSITLEATLDCHDVIGGTARGRVRAALEDTERRIALEADKLIEKSEKLS